The genome window GGGCTGTCCAGCCGTGCCGCTGCATCTCGGCGGCGATGGCAGGCGCAAAGCCCAGCAGCGGCGCAGCGTAGGGAAAGGGGCCATCCGGCGTGCGGGGGCGCTCGACCCACACGTCTCGCCAGCCGTGCGGGCGCGGCCACACCTTCTGAAACGCTTCCTTGGCAGCAAAGCGGGCGGCGTAGCTGGGCATGGGGTCGGCCAGCCCGGCGCAGTAGTCCAGCTCGGCAGGCGCGTACAGCTTGAAGAAGCGCTGGCCCTCGCGCTCGTACAGCCCACGAATCCGCGCCGTCTCGATCAGGTCGTGGCCGATAGCAACAATCACGCCGTTACTCTACCCCAACCGCCCAAGCGCACCGGAACCACCCAGGCGCACCGAAAGTTGGCGGCAGGCGTCAGCTTACCTGCTGCGGCAGCGCTTCGCCCGCCCCGATGATGCCGAATTCGACCACCCGGCCCACCGAATCCAGCCCGAACACCACCGTCCACTGCACGTCCGGCCCCTTTTCGAAGGTGGCGGTTCGCAGGTAGTAGCTCACGCCGTCCTGTACGCGCACGTCTTCTGAAATCAGGCGCAGTTCCTTGCCGTAGGTCACGACGCCGTTTGCTCGGTACGCCTGAAACACCTTCAGATCGCCGCCGAAGCCCGCCCGCGCCGTGGGCAGGAAGGCCGCCCAGACGGGTGTCAGGTTCTGGGCATAAAACCACGTCACCAGCTGCCGTCCACGTTTCAGCGCCGCGTCTCGGGCAAGGGTGTTGGCAGCGGCGGGTGGGGTCGTGGCCGGGGTGGCAGCCAGCGTGGGCGCGGCGGACAGCAGCAGGGCAGTCATGGTCAGCAGCAAACGGGCGGGGCGCATACGAACCTCCTTCAGATGTAGGAAGTCCATCATGCGCCCCGCCCTGTCGCCGATTTGCAGCGCTTGCTGCGGTTTGCTTTACCTCCGACTTACTTCCCGGCTGCCCGGTATTCCTCGCTTGCCAGCCGGATGCAGCACGCCACCACCTGCATCGCCTCGCGCACCTCCGAGACGGGCGGGCGGGTGGGGGCCAGCCGGATATTGCGGTCATGCGGATCGTGCCCGCCAGGATACGTCGCGCCCGCCGGGGTCAGGCTGACGCCCGCGCCCGCTGCCAGCTCGACCACGCGCCGGGCAATGGGCAAATGCGTATCGAGGCTGATGAAGTAGCCGCCCTTCGGATTGCCCCAGCTCGCCAGTTCACTGTTGCCATTCTGGCCGTCCAGCTCGGCGCTCAGCACCTCGTTCACCGCCGCGAACTTGGGCGCGATGATCTGGGCGTGCGCCTCCATCAGTCCTTCCAGGCCGCCGGGGTACGCTTCCAGAAAGCGCACATGGCGGTACTGCTCGACCTTGTTGGGGCCGATGCTCTGGGTGTTCAGCCAGTTCGACAGCGCCCCTATGTTGGCAACGCTGCTTGCCACGAAGCCCAGCCCCGCCCCGGCAAAGGTGATTTTGGAAGTGGACGCGAACACGAATGCCCGGTCGGGGTGGCCCGCCTCCTGGCACAGTTCCACGAAGTTCACGGGGGTGTCGCGGTCGTCGGGATGCAGGTGGTGAACCCGGTAGGCGTCGTCGGCAAAGATGGTGAAATCGGGGGCTGCCGCTGTCAGGGCTGCCAGCCGCTGCGCCTTCGGGGCCGAGATGGTCTCGCCGCCGGGGTTGCTGTAGGTCGGCACAAACAGCACGCCCTTGACGCGCTCGCTGCTCGCCGCCAGCCGCTCAATGGCGTCCAGATCGGGGCCGTCCGGCTGCATGTCCACGCTCAGCAGCTCGAAGCCCAGCGTTTCCAGCAGCAGGAAATGACGGTCGTAGCCGGGGGTGGTCACGATCATCTGCGGTTTCTGGGTTGCCCACGGGCTGGTGCTGGCGGGCAATCCCTTCAGCAGCGCCCAGGTCAGCACGTGCGCCTGCACTTCCAGGCTGGCGTTGTTCCAGATCAGCATCTGCCCCTGCGTCACGTCCATCATCTGCGCGAAGAGGGCGCGTGCCTCCGGAATGCCCGCCACGCCGCCGGGATAGTTCCGCAGGTCCAGACCGCCGGGCCGGATGTCTTTGGCGTCCACTGCCGTCAGCATGTCGTTGGACAGGTCGAAATCTTCATCCGATGGCTGACCGCGCTGCATGTTCAGTTTCAGCCCTCTGGCCCGGAACGCTTCGTACTGCTCACGGGCGCTGCTCTTCAGCGGCTGGGCGCTGCCGGTGTCTTGACTGTTCATGCCGTCAGCGTAGCAGGGCGGCTACGGCGCATGCAGGGGCCGGGATAGGGGAGAAGCTCACGGCGGCGCGGGGCATAAAAAAAGCGCCCACTGGGGACGCTGATAACCTCAACATAGCACGGTATGCACGGTCGGTCAACCCGATGCAGTGCATTCCGATCAGCTCCTCACCCGATCAGCTTTGCCAGCCACAGCGCCAGTGGAGCCAGCACCAGCGCAGGCAGCAGGCTTCCGACCCGCACGCGCTTATCGTCCATGCTCAGGCCGCCCAGCATCAGATTCCAACTGATGCCCAGAATGATCAGGCCGCCCGCCCCCGTCACCAGCAGCACATACGGATCGTTCCTGAGAATCGCCGGATCAGCGCCGTGCAGCAGTACGCCTGCCAGCCCTCCCGCCGTCAGGCTGATCCCGCCCTGAATCAGCAGCACCGAGGCGGCGCTGAAGCCCACGCCCACGCCGTACACGCCCGCCAGCGCCAGCGCCGCGATGCCGTCGAGCACCGACTTCAGCACGTAGGTGCTGCTGTCACCGGTCAGTCCGTTCTGGATGCCCCCCACGATGGTGAGTGGCCCGATGCAGAACAGCAGGCTCGCCGCCACGAAGCCCTCGGTGAAGCGGCCTCCGCCCCGGAAGCGGCGTTTCAGATGGTCGCCCAGGGCAGCGAGCCGTTCCTCGATGCCCAGCCCTTCCCCGATGACCGCGCCCAGCGCCAGCGCCACCAGTGCCAGAATCACGCCGGGAACGTGCCCGCCACTCACCTTGTTCAGTGCGCCCGACATATCCATTCCGATGAACAGCGTGACCAGACTCAGGGTTTGCAGCAGCGTGCGCTGGGTTTTTTCCGGCAGGCGGCCCCCCAGCAGCAGGCCGAGGGTTGTACCGATCAGGACGGTGGCGACGTTGATAAGAGTTCCCGACAGGTGCGCGAGCAGATTCACCGCTGCATGGTAGCGGCTGGTGAAAGTCTCCACCATTCCAGATGAATGCCCAGACTAGCCAGCCACGCTTCCAGATCGTTGTTGTGGGCAAACAGGCCGTTTACGACCCGCTGAGCGCTCAGCACGGCGCGGCTCAGTTCATCGGGCGTCAGGTGGCCTTCCACGACTGCGGCGGCGTATTCGTCGGCGTCGTGCAGAAAGGGTTGACCGTCCAGCCTGATCACCACATCCAGGTACAGGTCGCGGATCGTCCAGACCTCCGCTTTGACCGTGATGGTCGCCATGTCGAGGTAAAAGCGCGATGGATGCGGGCTGCCGGGTCGATCTGTGAAGTGCGACACGACCAGATCAAGCGCGGGAATCAGGTGTGCCTCGACGTGCGTCAGGTGCGGATGGTCGGGCACATCGTTGGCGTAATGCAGGCCATACGGCGTCGCTTCCACGCGGGTCAGCGCCCGGACAACCTGCCCCCCGTCCAGCTGAATGCTCTGCGCCCCCACGTCGAGGGTATGCACCCGCACCGGATGAATCATAGCTGGGCCATCCGCTCGGTCAGCAGGGCGTAGAAGCCGTCGGCGTCCACCGTCATGGCGACATTGGCATTCGGCTGCTGCCCCGTCACATGCCACTGGTCGCAGTTGGTGCGCCCCGCACTGGGGCCATCGGTGGTGTCCACGGTCACATACATCGGCTGGACTTCAAAGAGCTGCGGGGCGATCAGGTAAGCGCTGGTGAGGGGGTCGTGCAGCGGGCCACCATTCCAGCCATAGCGCTCGCGGTGGTGCTCGGCAAAGAATTCCAGCAGCCCGGCGACTACCTCGCCCGTGCGGCCCAGTGCCCGGAAGGGGGCGATACGCTCCGGCGTGGCAATCGCCTGATGCGTGGCGTTCAGACCGAACATGGTGACCCGCACACCGCTGCCAAAGACGATGGCGGCGGCGTGCGGGTCGCACAGCGCGTTGAATTCGGCGGCGGGTGTCCAGTTGCCCACGTCCAGGCTGCCGCCCATCCACACGATCTCGCGGATGAGCGGGGCGATGTCGGGGGCCAGCCGCAGGGCCAGTGCCACATTGGTGAGCGGGCCGGTGGGAAGCAGCGTGACCTGATGTGGCCTCTCGCGGATGGCCTGCACCATGAACAGCGCCGCGTGCAGGTGTTCGGCAGCGCGGCTGGGAGCGGGCAGCAGCGGGCCGTCCAGTCCAGTCTGCCCGTGCACCGACTCGGCACTCAGGCGCGGCACCAGCAGCGGTCGATCTGCGCCGGGATACACGGGCGTGCTGCTGCCGATCAGCTCCAGCGTCACCAGAGCGTTGCGGGTGGTGCGCTCCAGTCCAACATTGCCGTAGGTGGTGCTCACGCCCAGCACCTCCAGTTCGGGGGCAGCGTGGGCCAGCAGAATATTGATGGCGTCGTCGTGGCCGGGGTCGCCGTCCAGGATCACCGGACGCGGAGCAGCGGAGGCAGGCATGCTGAAAGTGTAGACGCCGGAGCGCGGCCTTTGACACACCCACGGCTGCATGCTACTATCCTCTCCGCTGCCCAGCAGCCCAATATGCCCAGACTCGTAGCTCAGGGGTAGAGCACTACATTGACACTGTAGGGGTCAGGAGTTCAAATCTCCTCGAGTCTACCAACCAGCCCGCTTTTACAGCGGGTTTTTCTATGCCCATCACGACCGAATACGTCCACAGTCCCGCCTGACAGCTAACCTGTGCGGCAACCTATTCCACAATTTCAACCACATCGGCGCGAAGTGAACCAGTGCAGACAGATGAAAATTGGAAGCTGTCTTCTATACCTGCCGGAGTCGTGCGGGGTGCTTTACCTGAGTGACCGCGTTCCTTGGTGCTGCGGTCTGGTCTGAACTCTGCCGTCGCACAGCCGCCTGATTCACGCTTTTTACGCTGCCCGCTGGAATATAGCCCCTCGAATCCCGCATAGAGATCTCCGAACGACGATTTATTTTCAGCGTCCCCGATGAGGGGAGTGACTTCCATATATTTCTCATTAAGCTCTCTAAAACCTGAATTTTGTTATAGCGAATCTTTATCTTTCTGTGGCAAAATTGAAAGGTGAAGAGAAGACAGATCGTCGTGACCTATCTATTGACCAGCCTGTCCAAGCGGCTTTGGTTGGTCATACTCCCCTCTCTTGCACTCGGAATTCTCTCAAACGTGGTAGGCCTCTCCGTACTCCTCAGTCTCCCGATTATGTGCCTGACGGCATTGATCGCCGTTTTCGGTATCGTGCTCTCGTCGTATCGCCGACACCAGTACGAGTTCGATGTGCCTGAGTACGTTGTTATCGAGCCCTCTGCGCTCCCTGAGTCCTGACTGCACAGAGTCTCCATTTCCCCCGCCTCTGTGCGGGGGTTCTCATATTCACTTTCCAGCTTCTGCTTCGCTGGGGTACGACGTCAGTCCGCCGGATAGCCGCACCCGGGCGGCGTACCAGAATGTGAGAAATAAGATGCTTCATCAGGACTGGAAGACAATGGCGGTTGACAAAAGAAGATCAGACAGCTCGAACGGCCTTTCGACCTCTTTTCCGATGATCTTCTTTTGTCAGCGGTGCTATCGCCTGCTCTTGAGAGTTCGGTCTTCCAGGGCCAGCACCTGCGCGAGTTTACGCCAGAAGAAATCTGAGATTCGGACGAAGTGTGGCTCCCAGATGCGACTACGAAGGATGGCTTTCACTCGCTTCATGATGGTCTGACTGTAAAGGAGAGGGCGTGACGGCAGCGTTAACACCCGGCATGAAAGCTGTGGTCAGAAGGAGGGTGCGGCTCTTCGCTGGTCTGGATTTCAACACCCCGGACACGCTTGAGCGTCCTCTCTGCTGGGCACGGTCGCTTGCTTTTGCCGAACAGGGGAGTGATTGCCTGTTCGGCAGAAGCAAGCGATCAACTTCCAGCAGGGCCAACGGGCTTTCAATTCTCACATGGTTAAAACTACACAGCCTGCGCCTGGATGCCAGGCTAACCAGAGCAGCAAACAGGGGCATTCACGCTGAATGCCCCTGCCTCTATTCGCATTTCAGATCCAATCTTTGAAAAAGTCCTTCATGCGGTCCATCAGATTTTTTTCGTCGTTGCTGCGCGGCGGCTTTTGGGGTTTGGTGCCCTTGGAGATAGGTTTTTGCTCTTCGATGATCGGCGGGGGCGGATCATTGAAGGGTTGAACCGTCGGTGGGACCGTTTCGATGACGGGGGCTGGGGCAGGCTTGGCCACAGCCAGCGGATTGATGCCCGCCTGCTGCGCTCCGTACAGCACTAGCCCCACAGCGGCAGCGTGAACAGGGCCAGCCACGATATCGGTCAGGCCGCCCACGCCACGGGGTCGCCCCACCCGCACCGGCAGGCGGAAGCGCTCGCGGGCCAGTTCCGACACGCCGCGCAGCAGCGAACCGCCGCCCGTCAGCACCACTTCTCCGGCAATCAGTTCGACCGGGCCGAGCGCCGCATCGATCTCGTCACGAATCATGCCGTAGATTTCGGCGATGCGGGGTTTGATGATGCGGCTCAGATCAAAGGCACTGATGGCATGCGTGCTGCCCGAAGCGTTGGTGATTTCCAGCATCAGATCGGGGTCGGCCAGCTCCGGGAGGGCCGCGCCGTACTTGCGCTTGACGTTCTCGGCCTCTTCCAGCGGAATCTTGAGGATGTGCGACAGGTCGGTGGTCACGTGGTCGCCGCCAATCGGAATGCACGCCGAATGGCTCAGATTGCCGCGCTTGAACACGCCCACGTCGGTGGTGCCGCCGCCCAT of Deinococcus ruber contains these proteins:
- a CDS encoding DUF554 domain-containing protein; amino-acid sequence: MNLLAHLSGTLINVATVLIGTTLGLLLGGRLPEKTQRTLLQTLSLVTLFIGMDMSGALNKVSGGHVPGVILALVALALGAVIGEGLGIEERLAALGDHLKRRFRGGGRFTEGFVAASLLFCIGPLTIVGGIQNGLTGDSSTYVLKSVLDGIAALALAGVYGVGVGFSAASVLLIQGGISLTAGGLAGVLLHGADPAILRNDPYVLLVTGAGGLIILGISWNLMLGGLSMDDKRVRVGSLLPALVLAPLALWLAKLIG
- the ftsA gene encoding cell division protein FtsA, giving the protein MKDNLITVGLDIGTTKITTVIGEIAADGSVDIIGEGTVPSEGIKRGAVVNLERTTAAIRNSVAAAERVSGVKVSAAYVSVAGNHTRALTSHGLAAIRRSQEITVADVERSIENARAVPLDPNLEVIHAIPQEYVVDGQEGIKSPVGMHGIRLEVDVHIVAGSAGPLANLRRCVQEAGLQVQGLVLESLASGVAVLDASERDQTVVVIDMGGGTTDVGVFKRGNLSHSACIPIGGDHVTTDLSHILKIPLEEAENVKRKYGAALPELADPDLMLEITNASGSTHAISAFDLSRIIKPRIAEIYGMIRDEIDAALGPVELIAGEVVLTGGGSLLRGVSELARERFRLPVRVGRPRGVGGLTDIVAGPVHAAAVGLVLYGAQQAGINPLAVAKPAPAPVIETVPPTVQPFNDPPPPIIEEQKPISKGTKPQKPPRSNDEKNLMDRMKDFFKDWI
- a CDS encoding DUF402 domain-containing protein gives rise to the protein MIHPVRVHTLDVGAQSIQLDGGQVVRALTRVEATPYGLHYANDVPDHPHLTHVEAHLIPALDLVVSHFTDRPGSPHPSRFYLDMATITVKAEVWTIRDLYLDVVIRLDGQPFLHDADEYAAAVVEGHLTPDELSRAVLSAQRVVNGLFAHNNDLEAWLASLGIHLEWWRLSPAATMQR
- a CDS encoding aminotransferase class I/II-fold pyridoxal phosphate-dependent enzyme, translated to MNSQDTGSAQPLKSSAREQYEAFRARGLKLNMQRGQPSDEDFDLSNDMLTAVDAKDIRPGGLDLRNYPGGVAGIPEARALFAQMMDVTQGQMLIWNNASLEVQAHVLTWALLKGLPASTSPWATQKPQMIVTTPGYDRHFLLLETLGFELLSVDMQPDGPDLDAIERLAASSERVKGVLFVPTYSNPGGETISAPKAQRLAALTAAAPDFTIFADDAYRVHHLHPDDRDTPVNFVELCQEAGHPDRAFVFASTSKITFAGAGLGFVASSVANIGALSNWLNTQSIGPNKVEQYRHVRFLEAYPGGLEGLMEAHAQIIAPKFAAVNEVLSAELDGQNGNSELASWGNPKGGYFISLDTHLPIARRVVELAAGAGVSLTPAGATYPGGHDPHDRNIRLAPTRPPVSEVREAMQVVACCIRLASEEYRAAGK
- a CDS encoding 4'-phosphopantetheinyl transferase superfamily protein; translation: MIVAIGHDLIETARIRGLYEREGQRFFKLYAPAELDYCAGLADPMPSYAARFAAKEAFQKVWPRPHGWRDVWVERPRTPDGPFPYAAPLLGFAPAIAAEMQRHGWTAHLTLTHTHEYASAVVLLEQR
- a CDS encoding nucleoside hydrolase, which produces MPASAAPRPVILDGDPGHDDAINILLAHAAPELEVLGVSTTYGNVGLERTTRNALVTLELIGSSTPVYPGADRPLLVPRLSAESVHGQTGLDGPLLPAPSRAAEHLHAALFMVQAIRERPHQVTLLPTGPLTNVALALRLAPDIAPLIREIVWMGGSLDVGNWTPAAEFNALCDPHAAAIVFGSGVRVTMFGLNATHQAIATPERIAPFRALGRTGEVVAGLLEFFAEHHRERYGWNGGPLHDPLTSAYLIAPQLFEVQPMYVTVDTTDGPSAGRTNCDQWHVTGQQPNANVAMTVDADGFYALLTERMAQL